The following proteins come from a genomic window of Corallococcus sp. NCRR:
- a CDS encoding c-type cytochrome — protein MRWLWVLGALLAGCGGATPAAEFGETLFQDARLSDSQFNSFSCATCHATSATPDPDRMLAGYPLENVAFRETWWGGYETDLLGAVNFCYLSFMRGVSPLTREDPKARALYEYLVRISPDRDAPALPFTVVKDIQDVPAGDAGRGGTVYRAACQTCHGATHTGEGRLTTFASVLPEVTDTYAEVFPGIPPRLVLIEKLRHGSFFGVGGTMPLYSREALSDEDLSAVLAFLGL, from the coding sequence ATGAGGTGGCTCTGGGTGCTGGGCGCGCTGCTGGCGGGCTGTGGCGGCGCGACGCCCGCGGCGGAGTTCGGTGAGACGCTCTTCCAGGATGCGAGGCTGTCGGACAGTCAGTTCAACAGCTTCTCCTGCGCGACCTGCCACGCCACGAGCGCCACGCCGGATCCGGACCGGATGCTCGCGGGCTACCCCCTGGAGAACGTGGCGTTCCGCGAGACGTGGTGGGGCGGCTACGAGACGGACCTGCTGGGCGCGGTGAACTTCTGCTACCTGAGCTTCATGCGCGGCGTGTCCCCCCTCACGCGGGAGGACCCCAAGGCGAGGGCCCTGTACGAATACCTGGTGCGGATCAGCCCGGACAGGGACGCACCCGCGCTGCCCTTCACGGTGGTGAAGGATATCCAGGACGTGCCGGCCGGTGACGCCGGACGGGGCGGCACCGTGTACCGAGCCGCCTGCCAGACGTGCCATGGGGCCACGCACACAGGGGAGGGAAGGCTGACGACGTTCGCGTCGGTATTGCCGGAGGTGACGGACACCTACGCAGAGGTCTTCCCCGGCATTCCTCCGCGGCTGGTGCTCATCGAGAAGCTGCGTCATGGCAGCTTCTTCGGCGTCGGCGGCACCATGCCCCTCTACAGCCGTGAGGCCCTGTCGGATGAGGACCTGTCAGCGGTGCTCGCCTTCCTGGGATTGTGA
- a CDS encoding hydroxymethylglutaryl-CoA synthase family protein codes for MKKRVGIEALAVAVPRRYVDIEDLARARGVDPAKFTAGLGAKEMAVNDPGEDSVSLAATAAARLIQQQGVDTSKLGMLVVGTETGVDHSKPIASHVHGLLKLPRSMRTFDSQHACYGGTAGLMAAVEWIASGAGAGRSALVVCTDIARYGLKTAGEPTQGGGAVALLVSETPDLLAVDVGLNGVSTADVYDFWRPVGRREALVDGHYSITCYLDAMAGAYRGWRERAMEQGLVRWDSKLPSEQLARILYHVPFCKMARKAHAQVRLCDLEDSSSGPATPEARDEAAKSQASYDAQVAKSLGLNARVGNVYTASLYLALAGQLHAEGAALAGQRIGLLSYGSGSCAEFYSGVVGEKAAERMARADLDTVLAKRERVSVEEYERLMNLPYDAPEAIAPEPGTFRLAEIHEFRRKYAGA; via the coding sequence ATGAAGAAGCGGGTTGGAATCGAAGCGCTGGCGGTGGCTGTCCCCCGGCGGTACGTGGACATCGAGGACCTGGCGCGGGCGCGCGGCGTGGACCCGGCGAAGTTCACCGCGGGCCTGGGCGCGAAGGAGATGGCGGTCAACGATCCGGGCGAGGACTCCGTGTCGCTGGCGGCCACGGCGGCCGCGCGCCTCATCCAGCAGCAGGGCGTGGACACGTCCAAGCTGGGCATGCTGGTGGTGGGCACGGAGACGGGCGTGGATCACTCCAAGCCCATCGCGTCGCACGTGCACGGTTTGCTGAAGCTGCCGCGCTCCATGCGCACGTTCGACTCGCAGCACGCGTGCTACGGCGGCACGGCGGGCCTGATGGCGGCGGTGGAGTGGATTGCCTCCGGCGCGGGGGCGGGCCGCTCCGCGCTGGTGGTGTGCACGGACATCGCGCGCTACGGCCTCAAGACGGCGGGCGAGCCCACGCAGGGCGGCGGCGCGGTGGCGCTGCTGGTGTCGGAGACGCCGGACCTGCTGGCGGTGGACGTGGGGCTCAACGGCGTGAGCACCGCGGACGTCTACGACTTCTGGCGGCCGGTGGGCCGGCGCGAGGCGCTGGTGGACGGGCACTACTCCATCACCTGCTACCTGGACGCCATGGCGGGCGCGTACCGGGGCTGGCGCGAGCGCGCCATGGAGCAGGGGCTGGTGCGCTGGGATTCGAAGCTGCCCAGCGAGCAGTTGGCGCGCATCCTCTACCACGTGCCCTTCTGCAAGATGGCGCGCAAGGCGCACGCGCAGGTGCGGCTGTGCGACCTGGAGGATTCGAGCAGCGGGCCGGCCACGCCCGAGGCGCGCGACGAGGCGGCGAAGTCGCAGGCCAGCTACGACGCGCAGGTGGCGAAGTCGCTGGGGCTGAACGCGCGCGTGGGCAACGTCTACACGGCGTCGCTGTACCTGGCGCTCGCGGGCCAGTTGCACGCGGAGGGCGCGGCGCTGGCGGGTCAGCGGATCGGCCTGCTGTCCTACGGCAGCGGTTCCTGCGCGGAGTTCTACTCCGGCGTCGTGGGTGAGAAGGCCGCGGAGCGCATGGCCCGCGCGGACCTGGACACGGTGCTGGCGAAGCGCGAGCGCGTGTCGGTGGAGGAGTACGAGCGACTGATGAACCTGCCCTACGACGCGCCGGAGGCGATTGCCCCGGAGCCGGGCACGTTCCGGCTGGCGGAGATCCACGAGTTCCGCCGCAAGTACGCGGGGGCGTAG